One window from the genome of Epinephelus moara isolate mb chromosome 5, YSFRI_EMoa_1.0, whole genome shotgun sequence encodes:
- the bnc2 gene encoding zinc finger protein basonuclin-2 isoform X3, which produces MLAEAIRCTLVNCTCECFQPGKIHLRTCDQCKHGWVAHALDKLSTQHLYHPTQVEIVQSNVVFDISSLMLYGTQAVPVRLKILLDRLFSVLKQEEVLHILHGLGWTLRDYVRGYILQDAAGKVLDRWTIMSREEEIITLQQFLRFGETKSIVELMAIQEKEGQAVTVPSSKTDSGIRTFIESNNRTRSPGLLTHLENSSPSSIHHFENIPNSLAFLLPFQYINPVSAPMLGLPPNGLPMEQSALRLREPSLPNQGEQVDTSESEVSLSPFRTGQSPSRGALGSMNNIEPKTEPNNRASPISPTPSTQQAQQQQQQQSQLQQQQQQGQQQSQNQPQQPNSLSDHQVHHHFVKDEQSKSITHASFSSKMHRMRRMGSTSRKGRVCCNSCGKTFYDKGTLKIHYNAVHLKIKHRCTIEGCNMVFSSLRSRNRHSANPNPRLHMPMLRNNRDKDLIRSTTGTPVISSTKNGGFTLTSPGRPPLGFTTPPVDPMLQSPLQSPLVFPSLKSVQPVQPVPPFYRTLLSPADLVSPPVSLPTSPILPTTTNSTTLMDQQQQLLAAAAAASHNNVHMSEVGPMSHRIQTPSANHDLNTGSSDPTPKKKPRKSSMPVKIEKEVIDVADEYDDKDDDDDDIHHNHHHHSSLLHNNIKMNGNCNSNNNGGSGNGNHSGGSGQQSPSQDEMSPGLALRGMMRQSEDECREGTGSESRGGNDLQGSGELRCMGSFTSEDQDHERDFENESETSDSKMFYRDELIDVEEQQKHSRGGKCQDKEQEDEGSEEAHLRKEMESKVHSSPSPHQPPIKIKEELNDPTYDMFCMGQYGLYNGGMAAAAAAASMAALHESFISSMGYGASPPKFPSSQSPEGDPCSSPDPKICYVCKKSFKSSYSMKLHYKNVHLKEMHVCTVAGCNAAFPSRRSRDRHSSNINLHRKLLTKELDDIVLDPQLPPLPKDLRAELLAKIYAGHHMGLDPMAGMGIGGASLRPTGLHHNARSPMSSEYPHHPLNHNLRNHHTNGYSRGQPDDYMVLDLSTTSSVQSSSSVHSSHESDEGSDEGILLDDLEEEEGEEDEEEGNSEGEDCSQHAEGRAEGRDREETGELRGEGHGEGLDPSSSPFLFSPTGGSNGGSSGILCSICHKMYSNKGTLRVHYKTVHLREMHKCKIPGCNMVFSSVRSRNRHSQNPNLHKNMPFSTIID; this is translated from the exons GATGCTGCAGGCAAGGTGCTGGACCGCTGGACCATCATGTCCCGAGAAGAGGAGATCATCACCCTGCAGCAGTTCCTACGCTTTGGTGAGACCAAGTCTATTGTGGAGCTGATGGCCATTCAGGAGAAGGAAGGTCAGGCAGTTACAGTTCCCTCCTCCAAGACAGACTCCGGAATTAGGACATTCATTGAAAGCAACAACAGAACCCGCAGCCCGGGGCTTCTGACACATCTGGAAAACAGTAGCCCATCAAGCATTCACCATTTTGAAAACATCCCCAACAGCTTAGCCTTCCTCCTGCCCTTCCAATACATCAACCCAGTTTCTGCTCCCATGCTCGGCTTGCCCCCAAATGGCCTGCCTATGGAGCAGTCTGCTCTCCGGCTGCGGGAACCCAGTCTGCCAAACCAAGGTGAACAGGTAGACACCAGTGAGTCAGAGGTGTCCCTGTCACCCTTCCGTACAGGCCAGAGCCCTAGCCGTGGAGCCCTGGGATCCATGAACAACATTGAACCCAAGACAGAGCCCAACAATAGGGCATCACCTATCTCACCAACCCCTTCCACCCAGCAGgctcaacaacagcagcagcagcagtcacagctccagcagcagcagcagcagggccaACAGCAGTCCCAAAATCAACCTCAACAACCCAACAGTTTGAGTGACCACCAAGTCCACCACCACTTTGTAAAGGACGAGCAATCTAAATCCATCACCCATGCTTCCTTTTCCTCCAAGATGCATCGCATGCGCAGAATGGGATCCACCTCACGCAAGGGTCGTGTTTGCTGCAACTCTTGTGGCAAAACCTTTTATGATAAAGGCACACTAAAGATACATTATAATGCTGTACACTTGAAGATCAAACACCGTTGCACCATTGAGGGTTGCAACATGGTCTTCAGCTCACTACGCAGCCGCAACCGCCACAGTGCCAATCCCAATCCACGGTTGCACATGCCCATGCTGCGCAATAACCGCGACAAGGACCTCATCCGTTCAACCACTGGTACACCTGTCATCTCAAGCACCAAGAATGGTGGCTTCACACTCACCAGCCCTGGAAGGCCACCACTGGGCTTCACTACTCCACCTGTGGATCCTATGCTTCAGTCCCCCCTGCAAAGCCCACTGGTGTTCCCTTCCCTGAAGTCAGTTCAGCCTGTCCAGCCAGTGCCCCCATTCTACCGCACACTACTGTCCCCTGCCGACCTTGTCAGTCCTCCAGTGTCACTGCCCACCAGCCCCATCCTGCCCACAACCACCAACAGTACCACCCTGATGgaccaacaacagcagctcctggctgctgcagcagcgGCGTCACACAATAATGTTCATATGTCAGAGGTAGGACCCATGTCCCACCGCATACAAACACCTAGTGCCAATCATGACCTCAACACTGGCAGCAGTGACCCCACGCCCAAAAAGAAGCCTCGTAAATCTAGCATGCCAGTGAAGATTGAGAAGGAAGTGATTGATGTGGCAGACGAATATGACGACAaagatgatgacgatgatgacatCCACCATAATCACCACCACCACTCATCTCTTCTGCACAACAATATCAAAATGAATGGTAACtgtaacagcaacaacaacggCGGCAGTGGTAATGGTAACCACAGTGGTGGTAGTGGGCAGCAATCCCCTTCCCAGGATGAGATGAGCCCTGGCCTAGCTCTGAGAGGCATGATGAGACAGAGTGAAGATGAATGCCGGGAAGGTACTGGCAGTGAGAGCAGGGGTGGAAATGATCTTCAAGGCTCAGGCGAGCTTCGCTGTATGGGCAGCTTCACCTCTGAGGATCAGGACCATGAGAGAGACTTTGAGAATGAATCAGAAACCTCTGATTCAAAGATGTTCTACAGAGATGAGCTGATAGATGTGGAGGAACAGCAAAAACACAGCAGGGGTGGAAAGTGTCAGGACAAGGAACAGGAGGATGAGGGTAGTGAGGAAGCCCATTTGAGAAAGGAAATGGAAAGCAAGGTTCATTCCTCACCCTCCCCTCATCAACCCCCTATCAAGATTAAGGAAGAACTCAACGATCCTACCTACGACATGTTCTGCATGGGCCAGTATGGCCTCTATAATGGAGGCATGGcggcagctgctgctgctgcaagcaTGGCTGCTCTGCATGAGAGCTTCATCTCTTCGATGGGCTATGGTGCCAGCCCACCCAAATTCCCTTCTTCTCAATCACCAGAAGGAGACCCATGCTCAAGTCCTGACCCCAAGATCTGCTATGTGTGTAAGAAGAGCTTCAAGAGTTCCTATAGCATGAAACTGCACTACAAGAATGTGCACCTCAAAGAGATGCATGTGTGCACTGTGGCTGGCTGCAACGCTGCCTTCCCTTCCCGGCGGAGCCGAGACAG GCACAGCTCCAACATCAACCTGCACCGCAAACTGCTGACCAAAGAGCTGGACGACATTGTCCTGGACCCCCAACTCCCGCCACTGCCCAAGGACCTGCGAGCCGAGTTACTGGCCAAGATCTACGCCGGGCACCACATGGGCTTGGACCCTATGGCCGGGATGGGCATCGGAGGCGCCAGCCTCCGGCCCACTGGCCTGCACCACAATGCCCGTTCCCCCATGAGCAGTGAGTATCCCCACCACCCTCTCAACCATAACCTTAGAAACCACCACACCAACGGCTACTCCCGGGGCCAGCCCGACGACTACATGGTGTTGGACCTGAGCACCACCTCCAGTGTTCAATCCAGCAGCAGTGTCCACTCCTCACACGAGTCAGACGAGGGCAGCGATGAAGGCATCCTATTGGATgatctggaggaggaggagggagaagaggatgaggaggagggcaACAGTGAGGGGGAGGACTGCTCCCAGCATGCCGAGGGGCGGGCTGAAGGAAGGGATCGGGAAGAGACTGGAGAACTAAGAGGAGAAGGACATGGTGAGGGTTTGGACCCGTCCTCCTCGCCATTCCTCTTTTCGCCCACCGGGGGCAGTAACGGTGGCAGCAGTGGGATCCTCTGCAGCATCTGCCATAAAATGTACAGCAACAAAGGAACCCTGCGTGTGCACTACAAGACTGTGCACCTGCGCGAGATGCACAAGTGCAAAATCCCCGGTTGCAACATGGTGTTCAGCTCTGTGCGCAGCCGTAACCGACACTCTCAGAACCCCAACCTCCATAAAAACATGCCCTTCTCTACAATAATAGACTAA